The following coding sequences are from one Nasonia vitripennis strain AsymCx chromosome 1 unlocalized genomic scaffold, Nvit_psr_1.1 chr1_random0004, whole genome shotgun sequence window:
- the LOC116417754 gene encoding uncharacterized protein LOC116417754, whose translation MGMFRQCLANVRPSYHLFGVAETRFRSEVDDVFAQVDGYSVLRQDRNKRGGGVALFISNVFKATILCSSQSEGKPGIPEYLMCGVQQGNKPPIFVAVIYRPPGVSFSDNSELANNLRRYPEGYDYRLVMGDLNANMLSTSHDAEFVRDLACELNLKLVNHGATHHVGDSHTWIDMIFTDDDNVVLSASNSPANFRSSHTIIDVEIYFQTTEPPALNSLTYRDFKSIKSDKLLSLLAACDWSSVSCSDSGVDTRLEHLSQKLLTVIDQLAPLKEFKPRQKDYPPWVDAELRHMYSRRDALKRRHKHARRGSRRRDDLWTEYQALAAEAERCTNQAREEFIQNRIFDALENNKNVWNELRSLGLISDAEREVDLSGILAEANEDGFTFREVTFVDVVLAVAHFSSQAKGEDGIPQSVIAKSLPVLGHLLVTLFNASLSCGVFPGAWKNAHLVPLKKKPIPSTVSEFRPIALLSFLSKVLEKIVHEQISEFLASKNILDPFQTGFRHNHSTQTALLKLTEDIRTGIDSEKQLLTILLLFDFSKAFDSISPSRLLRKLIRMDFSGSVVLWVMSYLSGRNQRVVTKLNGESSWLTTNHGVPQGSILGPLLFSIYINDLQEVLAGFRGPKGLLADSVAHLLYADDLQTYTQVTRDNLREGVDHMSAAARAVSD comes from the coding sequence ATGGGGATGTTCAGGCAGTGTCTTGCGAATGTTCGTCCTTCCTACCACCTCTTCGGCGTGGCTGAGACGCGCTTTAGGAGTGAGGTTGATGACGTGTTTGCGCAGGTTGACGGGTACTCGGTTTTGCGACAGGACAGGAACAAGCGTGGAGGAGGCGTAGCCCTGTTTATTAGTAATGTTTTCAAAGCGACTATACTATGCTCGTCGCAGTCAGAGGGGAAGCCGGGTATCCCGGAGTATCTTATGTGCGGCGTTCAGCAGGGTAATAAACCACCAATCTTCGTTGCCGTAATCTATCGTCCACCGGGTGTATCTTTCTCTGATAATTCAGAGCTCGCGAACAACTTGCGTAGATACCCTGAGGGGTATGATTATAGGCTCGTAATGGGCGACCTGAACGCAAACATGCTGTCAACCTCACATGATGCGGAATTTGTTAGAGACCTCGCCTGTGAATTGAATCTAAAACTGGTAAATCACGGCGCGACTCACCACGTCGGAGATTCTCACACATGGATCGACATGATCTTTACTGACGACGACAATGTAGTGCTGAGTGCAAGCAACTCGCCGGCGAATTTCAGAAGCAGCCATACCATCATTGACGTTGAGATTTATTTCCAGACGACAGAGCCTCCTGCTCTCAACAGTCTTACATACAGGGACTTTAAATCGATAAAATCTGACAAGCTCTTATCCCTGCTGGCTGCTTGTGATTGGTCGTCGGTTAGTTGTTCCGACAGCGGCGTTGACACCCGACTGGAACACCTTAGTCAAAAACTCTTGACAGTCATTGACCAACTAGCTCCGCTAAAAGAATTTAAACCGAGACAGAAAGACTATCCTCCATGGGTCGACGCCGAATTGAGACACATGTACAGCCGACGAGACGCTTTAAAAAGACGACACAAACATGCCCGACGAGGCTCTAGACGACGTGACGACCTATGGACCGAATATCAGGCTCTCGCCGCTGAGGCTGAACGCTGTACTAATCAAGCGCGAGAAGAATTCATTCAAAATCGAATTTTCGACGCGCTGGAAAACAATAAAAACGTCTGGAATGAATTACGGAGTCTTGGCCTTATTTCTGATGCCGAGCGCGAGGTTGATCTGAGCGGCATCCTGGCCGAGGCCAACGAGGATGGTTTCACTTTTCGTGAGGTCACCTTTGTGGACGTGGTTCTGGCTGTCGCtcacttttcatctcaagCAAAGGGGGAGGATGGGATACCTCAAAGCGTTATAGCGAAATCTCTCCCAGTCCTAGGACATCTCCTGGTGACCTTATTTAATGCCTCACTCTCCTGTGGGGTCTTTCCAGGTGCCTGGAAGAACGCTCATTTGGTGCCCCTTAAAAAGAAACCTATTCCATCTACTGTTTCGGAGTTCCGTCCAATAGCCCTTTTGAGCTTTCTCTCTAAGGTTCTGGAGAAGATCGTACATGAGCAGATCTCCGAATTTTTAGCTTCAAAAAACATTCTTGATCCTTTCCAGACTGGTTTTCGACACAATCATTCGACGCAGACAGCACTACTAAAACTGACTGAGGACATCAGAACTGGCATCGACAGTGAGAAACAGCTGCTCACCATTTTGCTACTGTTCGACTTTAGCAAGGCCTTCGATTCGATTTCCCCCTCGAGATTGCTACGTAAGCTGATCAGGATGGATTTCTCTGGGTCGGTGGTCCTGTGGGTCATGTCTTATTTATCTGGACGTAACCAAAGAGTGGTTACTAAACTAAACGGTGAATCTTCTTGGCTAACAACCAACCATggcgtcccgcagggctcGATCCTGGGGCCCTTACTCTTCAGCATTTACATCAACGATCTCCAGGAGGTGTTGGCCGGTTTTCGGGGGCCCAAGGGGTTACTGGCCGATAGTGTCGCCCATTTACTCTACGCAGACGATCTGCAAACCTACACTCAGGTCACAAGAGATAATCTTCGTGAGGGTGTGGATCACATGTCAGCAGCAGCGCGGGCTGTGTCGGATTGA
- the LOC100117301 gene encoding histone H4 has protein sequence MTGRGKGGKGLGKGGAKRHRKVLRDNIQGITKPAIRRLARRGGVKRISGLIYEETRGVLKVFLENVIRDAVTYTEHAKRKTVTAMDVVYALKRQGRTLYGFGG, from the coding sequence ATGACTGGACGTGGAAAGGGAGGTAAAGGCCTGGGAAAAGGAGGAGCCAAGCGTCATCGCAAAGTATTGCGCGACAACATCCAGGGCATCACCAAGCCCGCCATCCGCCGTCTGGCCAGACGTGGTGGTGTTAAGCGTATCTCCGGACTCATCTACGAGGAAACACGCGGAGTCCTCAAGGTCTTCCTTGAGAACGTGATCCGTGACGCTGTCACTTACACCGAGCACGCCAAGAGGAAGACAGTCACCGCCATGGATGTTGTCTACGCTCTCAAGAGACAAGGCCGTACTCTTTACGGATTCGGCGGTTAA